The following coding sequences lie in one Odocoileus virginianus isolate 20LAN1187 ecotype Illinois chromosome 13, Ovbor_1.2, whole genome shotgun sequence genomic window:
- the LOC110140459 gene encoding GTP-binding nuclear protein Ran-like produces the protein MAAQGEPQVQFKLVLVGGGGTGKTTFVKRHLTGEFEKKYVATLGVEVHPLVFHTNRGPIKFNVWDTAGQEKFGGLRDGYYIQAQCAIIMFDVTSRVTYKNVPNWHRDLVRVCENIPIVLCGNKVVIKDRKVKAKSIVFHRKKNLQYYDISAKSNYNFEKPFLWLARKLIGDPNLEFVAMPALAPPEVVMDPALAAQYEHDLEVAQTTALPDEDDDL, from the coding sequence ATGGCTGCCCAAGGAGAACCCCAAGTTCAGTTCAAACTTGTtttggttggtggtggtggtactggaaaaactacattcGTGAAGCGTCATCTGACTGGTGAATTTGAGAAGAAGTATGTAGCTACCTTGGGTGTTGAGGTCCATCCTCTTGTGTTCCATACCAACAGAGGACCTATTAAGTTCAATGTATGGGATACAGCTGGTCAGGAGAAATTTGGTGGACTGAGAGATGGCTATTATATACAAGCTCAATGTGCCATTATAATGTTTGACGTAACATCAAGAGTTACTTACAAGAATGTGCCTAACTGGCATAGAGATCTGGTACGAGTGTGTGAGAACATCCCAATTGTGTTGTGTGGCAACAAAGTGGTTATTAAAGACAGAAAGGTTAAGGCAAAGTCAATTGTCTTCCACCGAAAGAAGAATCTTCAGTACTATGACATTTCTGCCAAAAGTAACTACAACTTTGAAAAGCCCTTCCTCTGGCTTGCTAGAAAATTGATTGGAGACCCTAACTTGGAGTTTGTCGCCATGCCTGCTCTTGCCCCGCCAGAGGTGGTCATGGACCCAGCCTTGGCAGCACAGTACGAGCACGATTTAGAGGTTGCTCAGACAACTGCTCTCCCGGATGAAGATGATGACCTGTGA